From the Megachile rotundata isolate GNS110a unplaced genomic scaffold, iyMegRotu1 scaffold0057, whole genome shotgun sequence genome, one window contains:
- the LOC143266164 gene encoding uncharacterized protein LOC143266164 — MAKLDDLIAKQNRFMESVTRALTNFKKMGQAKMTLGVTRHRLTMLKENFAKCQELDAEILVHAELKTQNSHPYFTEERFLRCEEAFNEAADFMAEIITTAEQNQAIPSTSRLHFQEGRIATRLPQLRLPQFDGSFSAWETFRDKFSSLIINDQSLSNVDRMHYLSSCLIGDANSALAHLAITEANFPVAWKILTSRYENKRRLISFHIHALHNLPTVNSETYKNLRDLSDKVNASIQALINLDRPVKQWDDMLVYLVTQRLDTSTRKAWELHLGDSLDYPSFSKLNNFLDSRIRALESLPQPSYAKGRIISQTMSNSKSEQLKTVSVNSMSVSSACPVCQANHLIYQCAQFQNQTPAQRYAMIKNFKRCVNCFSAKHTVKDCASERSCKQCKRKHHTMLHFADITRSNSNDAITSSQPRNVTASANIATPPLSKMGKDATDALTANPTSLRGANYITGPQPVNHVNFKVPAPTSSVLLATARIRMFSSVGQFVCVRALLDQGSAITLITENLAQLLRLPKLKRSVCISGVGDTGTLVRHAVNILFTPLRASAPVFETTALVLKSLTKYVPNRVHSVDRWSHIENLNLADNDPMSSDPIDILIGADLYGSIILDGVRKGLVNQPIAQNTSLGWILSGPVAPSNDTLSAPSHHTLAWDTLNEDLRRFWEIEELHDKSHLTPEEIQCEEHFSATHS; from the coding sequence ATGGCCAAGTTGGATGACCTGATTGCCAAGCAGAACCGGTTTATGGAATCTGTGACACGAGCGCTAACCAATTTCAAGAAGATGGGGCAAGCCAAGATGACCTTAGGCGTGACTCGCCATCGCCTAACCATGCTGAAGGAGAATTTCGCAAAATGTCAGGAGCTGGATGCAGAGATTCTTGTCCATGCGGAGCTGAAGACGCAGAATTCGCATCCTTATTTCACCGAGGAACGGTTTCTTCGCTGCGAAGAGGCATTCAACGAAGCCGCCGACTTTATGGCCGAAATAATTACTACAGCCGAACAAAATCAAGCCATTCCGTCCACGTCTCGCTTGCATTTTCAAGAGGGAAGGATTGCAACCCGCCTACCGCAATTACGTCTGCCTCAGTTTGATGGGAGTTTCAGCGCCTGGGAAACATTTAGAGATAAGTTTTCTTCTCTCATTATAAACGATCAATCTTTAAGCAATGTCGATCGCATGCATTATTTGTCTTCATGTCTTATCGGCGATGCCAATAGCGCACTGGCACATCTCGCGATAACCGAAGCAAACTTTCCGGTCGCGTGGAAAATATTAACTTCGCGATACGAAAATAAGCGTCGTTTGATTTCCTTTCATATTCATGCGCTGCATAATTTACCTACTGTCAATTCCGAAACCTATAAAAATCTGCGCGATTTAAGCGATAAAGTTAACGCGTCGATACAAGCGCTAATCAATCTTGATCGACCGGTAAAACAATGGGATGATATGTTAGTTTATCTTGTTACGCAGAGACTTGATACGTCCACAAGAAAAGCGTGGGAACTTCACCTCGGCGACAGCCTTGATTATCCGTCATTTAGCAAGCTAAATAACTTCCTCGATTCGCGTATTCGCGCGTTAGAGTCTTTGCCTCAACCGTCTTACGCCAAAGGCAGAATTATTTCGCAAACAATGTCGAATTCAAAATCAGAACAGTTAAAAACCGTCTCGGTTAATTCCATGTCTGTATCGTCCGCGTGTCCCGTTTGCCAAGCCAATCATTTAATTTACCAATGTGCCCAATTTCAAAACCAAACGCCAGCGCAACGATACGCgatgataaaaaattttaaacgatGCGTCAACTGCTTCAGTGCGAAACATACAGTCAAAGACTGTGCGAGCGAACGGTCTTGTAAACAATGTAAACGCAAACATCACACAATGCTACACTTCGCGGACATCACTCGCTCGAATTCTAACGATGCCATTACGTCATCACAACCGCGTAACGTTACCGCTAGCGCTAATATCGCGACCCCCCCTCTCTCGAAGATGGGGAAGGACGCTACCGATGCGCTTACCGCGAACCCCACCTCACTCCGAGGCGCGAACTACATTACCGGCCCGCAACCAGTGAACCATGTAAATTTTAAAGTACCCGCGCCAACGTCATCCGTTTTACTTGCGACCGCTCGCATTCGAATGTTTTCGTCAGTTGGGCAATTCGTCTGTGTGCGTGCATTGTTGGATCAGGGATCTGCGATTACCCTTATCACTGAAAATTTAGCCCAATTATTACGCTTACCCAAGTTAAAGCGCAGTGTATGCATATCAGGGGTAGGAGATACCGGCACGTTAGTGCGTCACGCTGTCAATATATTGTTCACACCCTTGCGAGCATCCGCACCGGTTTTCGAAACAACCGCTCTAGTTCTCAAATCTCTCACTAAGTACGTCCCGAACCGCGTGCATTCTGTTGATCGATGGTCTCATATCGAAAATCTTAATCTAGCCGATAACGACCCCATGAGTTCCGACCCGATCGATATTTTGATTGGAGCGGACTTATATGGCTCCATAATTCTTGACGGAGTACGTAAAGGTCTCGTAAATCAACCTATTGCGCAAAATACCAGTCTTGGCTGGATTTTGTCCGGTCCTGTTGCTCCCTCCAACGATACCTTATCCGCTCCTTCCCATCATACTCTTGCATGGGATACATTAAACGAGGATCTTCGTCGTTTCTGGGAAATAGAAGAGCTTCATGATAAATCTCATTTAACGCCAGAAGAAATCCAGTGCGAGGAGCATTTTTCGGCAACGCACTCCTAG
- the LOC143266165 gene encoding uncharacterized protein LOC143266165, with protein MAAESINWQFIPPAAPHFGGLWEAGVRSVKYYLKRCAGSHLLTVEEMTRLLCRIEAILNSRPIAAVSENMDDYNALTPGHFLIGAPLIAVPEPSVLELNENRLSRWQLVQRLSEIFWRAWSRDYLHTLQQRPKWRLAQRLAAVGRIVLLRNPQTAPSQWELGRITACHPGEDGLTRIVTVKTARSTYTRPIGKLCFLPVDINETDEQDYVMAGGEGKEN; from the coding sequence ATGGCAGCTGAATCTATCAACTGGCAATTCATTCCACCTGCAGCTCCTCATTTCGGAGGACTGTGGGAAGCAGGTGTACGTAGCGTTAAATACTATTTAAAAAGGTGCGCTGGCAGCCACCTACTTACTGTCGAAGAAATGACTAGACTCCTTTGTCGCATTGAAGCTATTCTAAATTCACGCCCCATCGCTGCCGTATCCGAAAACATGGATGATTATAATGCGCTTACGCCTGGCCATTTTTTAATCGGGGCCCCCTTAATAGCGGTTCCTGAACCTAGCGTTTTAGAACTTAATGAAAATCGATTGTCCCGATGGCAACTCGTGCAACGGCTTTCTGAAATTTTCTGGCGAGCATGGTCACGCGACTATTTACATACACTCCAACAGCGCCCGAAATGGCGCTTGGCGCAACGTTTAGCTGCCGTCGGCCGGATAGTTTTATTGCGTAATCCACAGACTGCGCCGTCCCAATGGGAGTTAGGCCGTATAACTGCCTGCCATCCCGGCGAGGACGGGTTAACTCGAATCGTAACGGTCAAAACCGCTCGTTCCACGTATACGCGACCAATAGGAAAATTATGTTTTTTACCGGTTGACATCAACGAAACCGATGAACAAGATTATGTCATGGCGGGCGGCGAAGGGAAGGAAAATTAA